Within Nitrospira sp., the genomic segment GCTCGGGAAGAGTCACCAGTACCGTAGGGTAGCCGGCGTCGTGATAAAGTTTCTCCAGGTCGACCCGCGCTTTCTCCACATCCGCAATCTGCTTTTCGCCGCCTTTGTGGCGATCGAGCAGATTGTCGATCTTTGCCTGGTCCAGAATCGTATTCCCCTCGACGAGAAAAGTCGTGATCGCAAATCGCACGGCCTGCTGATCGATGGCAGGACTCGCATCCGGCATCGTCTCGGCGCGAGGAGTCTGTGGATCGCGGCGCGCCGGCGCATCGGATGCCGCCGTCGGTTGCGGCTGCCGCGACGCTCCCGACGAGTCCTTCAGCGCACCCGCTTGCAGCGCGCCCGCCTGCGCAGAGCTCCCCGATGGTTTGCGATTGTCGCGCGCCTCACTGACTCCGTTACCCGCGCTGCCCCACACCAGCACCCCGATCACAAGCCACCCCACCCTCTTCATGCGACATCGCTTTCCCCGAAGCCCGCGCGCTCCCGTGATGCCTCTCCGTCGTCGCATACCTTGCCGGCTATCTGATCCATCGCCACAATTTCTCCCATGAGGGCCCGTTCTCCCATGAGGGCCCGCGCCCCGACGAATCCCCCGGTTCGGGGATCTTCGCCGTCTAGAGGTACCGGCGGGATGTTACGGAATTGTTATCGAGTAATTGGTGGGTTGTTAATTCGTCTCGCGGGAGCCCTCAACCCCTTGTGAGCTCGACCGGCGCAGACTAGGATGCGCTCATCATTTTTTCGGCGAGGCTCGGACAATCGGACCATATGAACACACAGTGGCTCACTCCCAAGCGTATCGTCGTCGCCGTCTACCTCTGCCTGTGCGGCTCCGTGGTCGCCCACTCGGCGAACGCCCTGGTCTCCAACTCACTCTATCTGCCGCCGGATCGATCCCCTTCCTCCATCCCGGCGCCAGGCGCTTCCTCCGACCCTGATCCCGCAGACACACCTCAACAATCGATCAAGGTGATTCTTCAGAGCGGCCTCTTCCTTCTTCCTCCCGGCGCGAGCCTGGAGTCGGCCGGTAGCGCTCTGCCGCCCCCGCCCCCGCCCCCGCCGCTCGATGTGGCCAGAAAAGTCTCGCTGTCCGGAACCGTGCGGGGTGCGCAACGCGGTATGATGGCGATCCTCGAAGACCTGGCCTCCAAGAAACAGAGTCTGTACCGCCTGGGCGAGGCCGTTCCCAACGTGGGCGAGCTGGCGGCGATTGAAAAAGACCGGGTGCTGTTTCGAGAAGGGACTCGCGAAGAATGGCTGGAGCTGGGCGCTGTCCATACCAGTCATGGGGTTGCGCCAGGCACCGCCCTTCCACCGCCGATCCCGACGCCGGCGATCCCTCAGCGGCGCGTGCTCGATCGCCGCGAAATCGACGCCGCCCTGTCCGACACGACCCGCCTCCTGACGCAGGCGCAGGCGGTGCCCTATCTCACGGACGGAAAGCTGGACGGGTTCCGCCTCTACAGCGTGATGCCGCTGGGGTTCTTCGACAAGATCGGCCTGCAAACCAACGACGTGCTGCAACGCATCAACGGTGTGGAGCTGCGCGATCCCGGCATGCTGTTGTCGCTCTTTCAGCAACTGCGGAACGAGCGGACCATTCGCGTCGATCTCGTCCGCAATACTCAGCGACAGACGTTGACTTACGACATTCGCTAGCAGGCTGTTGAAACTGTCCGCCAGCGGCGTTCTCGCCGCACTCAGAGGCTCACCGTACCACAAGGGTACGCCTCGCCTCTTCGCTGGCTGCGGCCTTGCTGGACGGCCTTTTTGAACAGCCTGCCAGACCGCTCCCTCTCCGACTGCCTCTTCTTTTCTACTCCGTACTCATGCACGTCGCCGCAAGGGCAATTTAACGGGAACTTAATCTCACCGTAATGGCATCGTCATGGGTTGCAGATTATTGTGCGCCCGTATCATTTCATCGCTTCATTCTTCACAGGAGTTCCCGATGACCAGCGCTTCCCGCACCATTCTCTGTATCGGAATGATGACCCTCTCCGGTCTCTTCGGCCTTACGCCGGCACCGATCGGCACCGCGCACGCCGAGTGGTACGTGGCCGGATACGGCGGCATCAGCGCTCCCCAATCCTTGAAAAATGTCGCGATGGATACCTTCGGTCTCACCCAAGACCGCAACCTCTTCACAGGCGCATTTCAGACCCCTCCTGTCGGATCCGTAACGCAATCCTTTCGCACCTCGGATGTGCATTTGAAACAGTCTCCGATCTTCGGCGGGAAAACGGGGTATTTTTTCAGCGATGAAGGGCTCAGATGGCTCGGTGTCGAATTGGAAGCCTTTTCCACTCAAGCCACCATCAGACAACAGACGCTATCGACCACTCACGATGTTACGTACTTACCCAACAGCCCTGACCTCAATCCCGGCACTTGTATATTAGGCAGTAACTGTCAAATTCAGCGGCGCATCAACGGCACACTGGCGCTCCAGGAGGAGTCCCTGCGGCTGATTACCCTGGCCTTCAACGTGATCGCGCGTTATCCGGGAGAAGTCTTCCAACCCTATGTCGGGGTCGGTGTCGGTGGTTTTTATTTCAAAGGGGGCAACCAATTTAACGGACGCCAGGTCGTTCCCGGACTCAACCTCCAGGCCGGAGTGCAGATCTTGATGGCCGAGGAATGGGGATTTTTTGTGGAAGGGAAATATAATCGCGCGACTCTGACGAACTTCGATCCAGGCTTTGGCCTCAGTGCCGAATATAGCGCTTTCAACGCCGTCGCCGGACTGGCGTTTCACTTCTGATTCAAACATTCTCCCGCTTCGTTGACCGGGCTCTCATCTCCCGCACGCGACATCTCCATCGTAATCGGCTATCATCCCGTCATTCGTTGCCGGTTAGGATGAGGGATCTTATGATGGCTCGCTCTACTACCGATCCTCCTGTTCGCGCTCGCTCTCGTACCCTGACCTCGACCATCGAGCGCGAGATCAAGCTCTGCGTCGAACCCGATTTCCGCCTGCCGGCGGTGCCAGGCGGAGTCCCGCTGCCCCGGCGGCTTCTGACCTCCGTCTACTACGACACCGCCGCGCACGATCTCGCACAGGCGCGCATCACCCTTCGTCACCGGACAGAGGGGGGCAAACGCAGCTGGCAGCTGAAGATTCCCCTGGGCCCAGACCGGCAGGAGGTGGAAGTCACCGATCGGCACGATGAGCCGCCGGCGATGTTTCGAGAACTGCTCGCGCTCCATCTGGGAACCGGCCAACTCCTCCCCGTCGCCACCCTGCGGGTCTGGCGGACGGGACTGCGTGTTCAGCGCCGCGGCGTGCCGGTGGCCGAGATCGCCCTCGACAGTGTGGCGGTTTTAACGAACGGCTGCGTCACCCAACGGTTTCGCGAATTGGAAATCGAGCAACGGGGCCCCGACGCTACGGCGCTGGAAGAACTCGAACCACTGCTCCGTCGCGCCGGCGCGCGCGATCATGACGGCCGCCCCAAACTCTTTCGCGCGCTCTCCCTGGCGGTCCCGGCCCCCGATGAGCCGCCGACGCCGGACGCCCCGATCGCAATGCATGTGCGGTGGGCCTTGGCACAACAGGTCCGCTGGCTCCTCGCCCACGATCCCGGTACCAGGCTCGGCACGGAGCCTGAGAGCTTGCATCAGATGCGCGTCGCAGCACGCCGGCTGCGCGCCATGCTGCGCGCGGCCCGGCCCGTGCTCTTGCCCGACTGGGCGGCCTCGCTTCAAGGCGAACTGTCCTGGCTCGGCCAGGTGCTTGGACCAGCGCGCGATCTGGACGTGCAGATCGCCTACTTTGCTGAAGCCGCCGCAGGGCTCGATGCCTGGGACCGAACATTGTTGGCGCGTCTGGTCGAGCAACTGCGCTCCCAGCGGGAACAGGTACACCAAGGGCTCCTCACCGAGCTCAATAGTGCGCGGTACGTTGAGCTCACCCGTCGGGTCCAACAGGCTGCCCACGATCCGGCCATGGTGGAATCTCCGCTCACCTTGCTTGAACTGGCGAGTCAGGAGTTTAAGAAGCTGCGGCGGGCCGTCCGGCAGCTGGGAACCTCGCCGAAAGATGCGGCGCTGCATGAGGTCCGCATCAAGACGAAGCGAGCGCGGTACGCCGCGGAGCTGGCTTTGAGGTCCGTCGGGAAACCCGCCGCGCGGTTTATCAAGCGGGCCAGGGCAGTCCAAGACTTGTTAGGCTCCTACCAGGATGCGGTCCAGGCTGAGGTGAACCTGCGCGCGTTTCTCAAAGACGCAACGACTGTCCGTGCAGGATTCGTCATCGGGCGCCTGGTCGAACGCCAGCGCGCACGGCGCGAGACCGTAAGAAAGGAACTGGCTTTCTTGATGCAACGCCTCCTCAAACAGGGGAAAACCAGCTGGGGATAACCTCCCCTCTCGCCCAAACGCGTTATTCCTTCATCCTCGTGCCGGTTTTGCGCTGGTCTGCGCGCAAACACAGAATCAAACGAATTGTCCTGAAAAGGCCAGTGTCGACCGTTCGATGCTGTCCCTCGGCACCACTTATACAACCTCCAGCCCAATGTCACAGACCCTCTCCTTGCCATAACTGGTACGTCTCACCCATCCGGATACGATACGCTTCGCTCCAGCGTCATGACACGATTCAACCCCGCGCCATACTGATTGACTCCTACACTCAATGCGTCCAGGGTAAACTTGTCCCGTGCGACGCGCTTCGCTGACTGTCCTATCTCTTACGCTTCCGACTCCTTCCCAGCGTGATCGATTCATCAGTCTCCGCCGCTCCGATCCCATAGTTTCTCTGAAGGATTATGTGTCTGATGTTTAGGCTTGGTGGCTGGCGTTCCCTTTATGGGTCTGCATAGATTTTGAGCCACGTGAGTCCGACCTGCTGGTCGCCTGAATTCTTGATACTGAGCAATTTTGACCAGAGAGCCGACGGCCATCGGGATAAATATACGCGTGAGAAGATTTCGTAATGTGGTGCTTGATCAAGCACCACATTACGGAGCGATTCCTACAGGTTAGGTACATTATTAAGACGTTCCCCCATACAAGGTCTAGGTTAACAACAGAACCTTCCTGGATTTCTAAGGCCTGGCTTCAACGAGGCTCTGCACAAAGAACGGCACGAGCAGCGATTCAAGAACGTCTCACAATCGCGGCTCAACCCTGCCTACACAGCAGGGCTCGATCTTCAGCCGCTCATTGCACGCCGACGAACGCACCCTGGCCTGCGCAAAACCCCCTCATCCAAGAAAGAGACCTAACACGTGACGGTACGCAGCAAGATTAATCTCGGGAACCTGCTCCATTCGAGGGCCAGCTTCCCTGAAAACGACTTAGCCGAACAGTACGCCGGCGGTGAGCCTCCACTGCGTTCGGAGCTCTTCAGCGCCGACCAGATGGAGCAGCACGGCAAAACCCTGGCCGGTCTCCACCAGTTGAGCCAGGGCCAGGCTCCGGACCGGCTCCTGAGCCGGCTGGCTGAGAATGAAGGCGTCCTGATCGGAGTCCGCGATCTGTTGGCGGAAGCAGTGAAGGCGACCCGCCGGATT encodes:
- a CDS encoding CYTH and CHAD domain-containing protein translates to MMARSTTDPPVRARSRTLTSTIEREIKLCVEPDFRLPAVPGGVPLPRRLLTSVYYDTAAHDLAQARITLRHRTEGGKRSWQLKIPLGPDRQEVEVTDRHDEPPAMFRELLALHLGTGQLLPVATLRVWRTGLRVQRRGVPVAEIALDSVAVLTNGCVTQRFRELEIEQRGPDATALEELEPLLRRAGARDHDGRPKLFRALSLAVPAPDEPPTPDAPIAMHVRWALAQQVRWLLAHDPGTRLGTEPESLHQMRVAARRLRAMLRAARPVLLPDWAASLQGELSWLGQVLGPARDLDVQIAYFAEAAAGLDAWDRTLLARLVEQLRSQREQVHQGLLTELNSARYVELTRRVQQAAHDPAMVESPLTLLELASQEFKKLRRAVRQLGTSPKDAALHEVRIKTKRARYAAELALRSVGKPAARFIKRARAVQDLLGSYQDAVQAEVNLRAFLKDATTVRAGFVIGRLVERQRARRETVRKELAFLMQRLLKQGKTSWG
- a CDS encoding type II secretion system protein N; the encoded protein is MNTQWLTPKRIVVAVYLCLCGSVVAHSANALVSNSLYLPPDRSPSSIPAPGASSDPDPADTPQQSIKVILQSGLFLLPPGASLESAGSALPPPPPPPPLDVARKVSLSGTVRGAQRGMMAILEDLASKKQSLYRLGEAVPNVGELAAIEKDRVLFREGTREEWLELGAVHTSHGVAPGTALPPPIPTPAIPQRRVLDRREIDAALSDTTRLLTQAQAVPYLTDGKLDGFRLYSVMPLGFFDKIGLQTNDVLQRINGVELRDPGMLLSLFQQLRNERTIRVDLVRNTQRQTLTYDIR
- a CDS encoding outer membrane beta-barrel protein; the encoded protein is MTSASRTILCIGMMTLSGLFGLTPAPIGTAHAEWYVAGYGGISAPQSLKNVAMDTFGLTQDRNLFTGAFQTPPVGSVTQSFRTSDVHLKQSPIFGGKTGYFFSDEGLRWLGVELEAFSTQATIRQQTLSTTHDVTYLPNSPDLNPGTCILGSNCQIQRRINGTLALQEESLRLITLAFNVIARYPGEVFQPYVGVGVGGFYFKGGNQFNGRQVVPGLNLQAGVQILMAEEWGFFVEGKYNRATLTNFDPGFGLSAEYSAFNAVAGLAFHF